The Sinomicrobium kalidii genome contains a region encoding:
- a CDS encoding endonuclease MutS2: protein MHKINHKSLQDLEFSTVLSHIEAMCTTEPGKEMALQLLPFTKREHLFDALRQTSEYVASFENNNGIPGHYFDSISPEIKLLNIENTLIELGGFRKIAAVSATVNTHILFFRKFREYYPALHQTADAVAYTTEITREINNIIDRFGEIKDDASDTLLAIRKSISGVRGKINQSFLSALQSCNSAGYLDDIRETVVENRRVLAVKAMYRKRVKGAIMGNSKTGSIVYIEPETTLRYSRELSNLEYEETEEIKKILKRLTDFLRPYSPLLKDYQDFLASMDVVAAKAKYAQKMNAILPEISEEKNIHLIDAYHPLLYLTNKEKGEKTYPQTISLHAENRIIVISGPNAGGKSITLKTVGLLQLMLQSGMLVPVHPRSEMCLFDRILTDIGDNQSIENHLSTYSYRLKNMNYFLRKCNAQTLFLIDEFGTGSDPELGGALAETFLEEFYHREAFGIITTHYANLKMLANELPYASNANMQFDSKSLEPVFRLIVGEAGSSFTFEVAQKNGIPYSLINRAKKKIERGKVRFDATIAKLQKERNKMEKTSEQLKGEETKAREEATRLESLNERIQSKLESYQQLFDHNQRMIYLGNKINDITEKYFINKKKRPLISEFLRIVETENSKRKPKATKEKKKEKIKKQQVAKEMEKKVEVIREKKKEAKKKAVIQEKNKPKPVLKIGDRVRLPDGKAVGNIESIEKNKAVVNYGIFTTNVSLDQLELVEAVKK from the coding sequence ATGCATAAAATCAATCATAAAAGCCTCCAGGACCTGGAATTTTCTACCGTATTGTCCCATATAGAAGCTATGTGTACTACGGAGCCCGGAAAAGAAATGGCCCTGCAACTACTGCCGTTCACCAAACGCGAACATCTCTTTGACGCTCTCCGTCAAACGTCGGAATACGTAGCTTCCTTTGAGAACAACAACGGCATACCGGGCCATTATTTTGACAGTATTTCCCCGGAGATCAAGCTACTGAACATCGAGAACACACTTATAGAACTCGGCGGCTTCAGGAAAATAGCTGCCGTCTCTGCCACGGTAAATACCCATATCCTCTTCTTCAGGAAATTCAGGGAATACTATCCTGCCCTGCATCAAACAGCCGATGCTGTAGCATATACTACGGAGATAACCCGGGAAATAAACAACATTATCGACCGCTTCGGGGAAATAAAAGACGACGCTTCCGATACCTTGCTTGCCATACGGAAATCCATAAGCGGGGTAAGAGGAAAAATAAACCAGAGTTTTCTCAGCGCACTTCAGTCCTGCAATTCTGCCGGGTACCTTGACGATATCCGGGAAACGGTAGTGGAAAACCGGAGGGTACTTGCCGTTAAGGCCATGTACCGGAAACGGGTAAAAGGTGCCATTATGGGCAATTCCAAAACCGGGAGCATTGTTTATATAGAACCGGAAACCACCCTTCGCTATTCAAGAGAGCTAAGCAACCTGGAATACGAAGAGACCGAAGAGATCAAAAAAATACTGAAAAGGCTCACGGATTTCCTTCGTCCCTATTCCCCGCTGTTGAAGGATTACCAGGATTTTCTTGCTTCGATGGATGTCGTGGCCGCCAAAGCGAAATACGCACAAAAAATGAATGCCATCCTTCCGGAGATATCAGAAGAAAAGAACATACATCTCATAGACGCCTATCATCCTCTCCTTTACCTTACCAACAAGGAAAAAGGCGAAAAAACGTATCCGCAGACCATTTCGTTACATGCGGAAAACCGAATTATCGTAATCTCCGGGCCTAATGCGGGAGGTAAAAGTATAACGTTGAAAACAGTGGGACTCCTGCAACTCATGTTACAGAGCGGTATGCTCGTCCCTGTACATCCCAGGAGCGAAATGTGCCTGTTTGACCGTATTCTTACGGATATAGGTGACAATCAGTCCATAGAAAACCACCTTAGCACATATAGCTATCGCCTGAAGAACATGAATTATTTTCTTCGGAAATGTAATGCACAAACCCTGTTCCTTATCGATGAGTTCGGAACCGGGAGCGACCCGGAACTGGGCGGGGCGCTGGCCGAAACTTTTCTGGAAGAATTTTATCACCGGGAGGCTTTTGGTATTATCACCACGCACTATGCCAACCTGAAGATGCTGGCCAACGAATTGCCATATGCATCCAATGCCAATATGCAATTCGACAGCAAAAGCCTGGAACCTGTTTTCCGGCTTATCGTAGGGGAAGCCGGAAGCTCCTTTACTTTTGAGGTGGCCCAGAAAAACGGCATCCCCTACAGCCTTATCAACCGGGCCAAGAAAAAGATAGAACGCGGAAAAGTACGCTTCGACGCCACCATTGCCAAACTCCAGAAAGAGCGCAACAAGATGGAAAAGACCTCGGAACAACTGAAAGGCGAAGAAACCAAGGCACGGGAAGAAGCTACACGGCTTGAGTCACTGAATGAAAGGATACAGTCCAAACTGGAAAGCTATCAGCAATTATTTGATCACAACCAGCGGATGATCTACCTGGGCAACAAGATCAACGATATTACTGAAAAGTATTTTATAAACAAGAAAAAACGTCCGCTCATTTCGGAATTTCTCAGGATCGTGGAGACCGAAAACAGCAAACGAAAACCTAAAGCTACCAAGGAAAAAAAGAAAGAAAAAATAAAAAAGCAACAGGTGGCCAAAGAAATGGAGAAAAAAGTGGAGGTCATCCGGGAAAAGAAAAAGGAAGCAAAGAAAAAAGCGGTCATACAGGAAAAGAACAAACCCAAACCCGTACTGAAGATCGGCGACAGGGTAAGGCTTCCGGACGGAAAAGCCGTGGGAAATATAGAATCCATCGAAAAGAACAAGGCCGTGGTCAACTACGGGATTTTCACCACAAACGTAAGCCTGGACCAGCTCGAACTGGTAGAGGCCGTAAAAAAATAA
- the pyrR gene encoding bifunctional pyr operon transcriptional regulator/uracil phosphoribosyltransferase PyrR, translated as MSQKVLLSSKDIHIILHRLACQLIENHLDFKNTVLIGIQPRGKFLADRLIKILQEEYQVKDIQLGYLDITFYRDDFRRGDKTLEANKTQIDFLVEDKKIVFIDDVLYTGRSIRAALTAIQSFGRPAEIELLTLIDRRFSRHLPIQPDYRGRQVDAINEEKVKVMWKENEGEDVIYLVSN; from the coding sequence ATGAGTCAAAAAGTGTTGCTTTCTTCCAAAGATATCCACATCATTCTCCATCGGTTGGCCTGTCAGCTAATTGAAAACCATCTGGACTTTAAAAACACCGTACTGATCGGAATACAACCGCGGGGAAAGTTTCTTGCAGACAGGCTGATAAAGATCCTTCAGGAAGAGTATCAGGTGAAGGACATTCAGCTCGGTTATCTGGACATTACTTTTTACCGGGACGATTTTCGCCGCGGAGACAAAACGCTGGAGGCTAACAAGACCCAGATAGATTTTCTGGTGGAGGACAAGAAAATAGTTTTTATAGATGATGTTCTTTATACGGGCAGAAGTATAAGGGCGGCACTTACGGCGATTCAGTCCTTCGGAAGGCCGGCGGAAATAGAATTGCTTACGCTTATAGACCGGAGGTTCAGCAGGCACCTTCCCATACAGCCCGATTACAGGGGACGACAGGTAGATGCCATCAACGAGGAAAAAGTAAAGGTAATGTGGAAAGAAAACGAAGGAGAGGATGTCATATACCTTGTAAGCAATTAA
- a CDS encoding aspartate carbamoyltransferase catalytic subunit, giving the protein MSQLSVNHLLGIKYLNEADIQLIFETADHFKEVINRPIKKVPSLRDITIANLFFENSTRTKLSFELAEKRLSADVINFSAAQSSVKKGETLIDTVNNILSMKVDMVVMRHPNPGAGIFLSRHIDASIVNAGDGAHEHPTQALLDTYSIREKLGDVSGKNVVIVGDILHSRVALSNIFALKLQGANVKVCGPMTLIPKYIETLGVEVETDLKKALKWCDVANMLRVQNERMDISYFPSTREYTRQFGVNKKMLDTLDKEIVIMHPGPINRGVEITSDVADSKQAIILNQVENGVAIRMAVIYLLASKIKN; this is encoded by the coding sequence ATGAGTCAGTTAAGTGTAAATCACTTATTGGGAATAAAATACCTGAATGAAGCGGATATCCAGCTCATTTTTGAAACGGCAGATCATTTCAAGGAAGTTATAAACCGTCCCATAAAAAAAGTCCCTTCACTTCGGGATATTACGATAGCAAATCTCTTTTTTGAAAACAGCACACGGACCAAGCTCTCCTTTGAACTGGCCGAAAAAAGGCTTTCTGCGGATGTTATCAACTTTTCCGCGGCACAGTCATCCGTCAAGAAAGGGGAGACGCTTATCGATACGGTCAACAATATCCTGTCCATGAAAGTAGACATGGTGGTGATGCGGCATCCCAATCCGGGAGCCGGCATTTTTCTTTCGAGGCATATTGATGCGAGTATTGTAAATGCCGGTGACGGCGCGCACGAACATCCCACCCAGGCCCTGCTCGACACCTATTCCATAAGGGAAAAACTGGGTGATGTATCCGGAAAGAATGTTGTTATTGTAGGGGATATTCTGCATTCCCGGGTAGCATTGTCCAATATCTTTGCACTGAAATTACAGGGGGCCAATGTAAAAGTGTGCGGCCCCATGACACTTATTCCGAAATATATAGAGACCCTGGGAGTAGAGGTAGAGACCGACCTGAAAAAAGCCCTGAAATGGTGTGATGTGGCCAATATGCTCCGGGTACAGAACGAACGGATGGATATCAGTTATTTTCCGTCAACCCGCGAATATACCAGGCAGTTCGGCGTAAACAAAAAGATGCTTGATACGCTGGATAAGGAAATAGTGATCATGCACCCCGGGCCGATAAACCGCGGGGTGGAAATTACCAGTGATGTTGCCGATTCCAAACAGGCCATCATACTGAACCAGGTGGAAAACGGCGTGGCCATACGCATGGCCGTGATCTATTTATTAGCGTCAAAAATTAAAAATTAA
- a CDS encoding ribonuclease Z — MIFDKQENNTTIVTQETGSTRDFCNRLEEAYDKVRRDNIIINLFSLGTLTINDLLEFLELSNKHRGGRKSFVIVTNKVNYDEVPDELVVVPTLREAHDIIEMEEIERDLDFN; from the coding sequence ATGATTTTTGATAAACAGGAGAACAACACAACAATAGTGACCCAGGAAACAGGATCCACGAGGGATTTTTGCAATCGCCTGGAAGAAGCATATGACAAGGTACGGAGAGACAATATTATTATTAACCTGTTCTCACTCGGAACCCTTACCATTAACGACCTGCTGGAATTCCTTGAGTTGTCCAATAAGCACCGTGGAGGCAGGAAATCCTTTGTTATCGTGACTAATAAGGTCAATTATGACGAAGTTCCCGATGAACTTGTTGTGGTGCCTACCCTGCGGGAAGCCCATGATATCATAGAAATGGAAGAAATAGAAAGGGATCTCGATTTTAATTAA
- a CDS encoding ribonuclease Z: MKLIILGCYSATPRAFTNPTSQVLDIKNHLFLIDCGEGTQVQLRKQRVKFARVKHIFISHLHGDHFFGLPGLISTFVLMGRETPLHIYGPKGIKEGITLLLKLGKSWTNFPLIFHELSSNEPELIYEDDKVEVQTIPLDHRVYTNGFLFREKPGERKLKIDEVQKYDIDQCYYQNIKNGKDIRLENGEMIPNEKLTSDPPRPKTYAFCSDTAYKPAIAEWIDGVDILYHESTFLAQHEELAVKTKHSTARQAALIACKAGAGILVLGHYSSRYSDLEAFKTEAQAVFPQVKLAEDGKTFEF; encoded by the coding sequence ATGAAACTCATTATCCTGGGATGTTATTCGGCTACGCCGCGGGCTTTTACCAATCCTACTTCACAGGTGCTGGATATCAAAAACCACTTGTTCCTTATAGATTGCGGGGAAGGGACACAGGTGCAACTCAGGAAGCAACGGGTAAAATTTGCCCGCGTTAAACATATTTTTATATCGCATTTGCACGGGGACCACTTTTTCGGACTTCCGGGACTCATTTCCACCTTTGTACTCATGGGCAGGGAAACACCGCTGCACATTTACGGACCCAAAGGGATAAAAGAAGGGATCACCCTTTTGCTTAAACTCGGAAAATCCTGGACCAATTTCCCCCTGATATTTCACGAACTTTCTTCAAATGAACCGGAACTGATCTATGAAGATGACAAGGTGGAGGTGCAGACTATTCCTTTGGACCACAGGGTGTACACCAATGGTTTTCTCTTCCGGGAAAAACCCGGCGAACGAAAACTGAAGATCGATGAGGTGCAGAAATACGATATCGACCAGTGCTATTATCAGAATATCAAGAATGGCAAAGACATCCGCCTGGAAAACGGGGAGATGATTCCCAATGAAAAACTCACTTCAGATCCGCCCCGGCCAAAAACCTATGCCTTTTGCAGCGATACGGCCTATAAACCGGCGATTGCCGAATGGATTGATGGTGTGGATATACTCTATCACGAATCCACCTTTCTGGCGCAGCATGAAGAGCTTGCCGTAAAAACAAAGCACTCCACGGCCAGGCAGGCAGCCCTTATTGCATGTAAAGCCGGTGCAGGCATCCTGGTGCTTGGTCATTATTCTTCCCGGTACAGTGATCTGGAAGCGTTTAAAACAGAAGCGCAGGCTGTCTTCCCACAGGTGAAACTGGCGGAAGACGGCAAAACATTTGAATTCTGA
- the pdxH gene encoding pyridoxamine 5'-phosphate oxidase, with protein MQKDLSNYRRSYEKKELLESEVPENPMELFQKWFFEVEKTGGVEEANAMTVSTIGPDGYPKNRVVLLKKYTHEGFIFYTNYNSEKGKAIAACPRVCLSFFWPNMERQVIVKGNAEKIAENLSDGYFESRPRGSKLSALVSAQSEVVSGREELEEALKKLETAYRGKTVPRPDHWGGYIVKPVSVEFWQGRPNRLHDRIRYSLQNDYDWKKERLAP; from the coding sequence ATGCAAAAAGATTTAAGCAATTACAGGCGATCTTATGAAAAAAAGGAGCTTCTGGAATCCGAAGTTCCCGAAAACCCGATGGAGTTGTTCCAAAAGTGGTTTTTCGAGGTAGAAAAAACAGGTGGGGTGGAAGAAGCCAATGCCATGACGGTCTCCACGATCGGGCCGGACGGCTACCCTAAAAACAGGGTGGTCCTGCTCAAAAAGTATACCCACGAAGGTTTTATTTTTTATACCAACTACAATAGTGAAAAGGGAAAAGCCATTGCCGCATGCCCCCGTGTGTGCCTTTCATTCTTCTGGCCCAACATGGAACGACAGGTTATTGTTAAAGGAAATGCTGAAAAAATCGCCGAAAATTTATCCGACGGCTATTTTGAGTCCCGCCCCCGGGGAAGTAAATTAAGTGCCCTTGTTTCTGCACAAAGCGAAGTCGTTTCTGGGAGAGAAGAACTGGAAGAAGCGTTAAAGAAACTGGAAACGGCCTACAGGGGAAAGACCGTTCCCCGTCCGGATCACTGGGGGGGCTATATCGTTAAACCGGTGTCCGTAGAGTTCTGGCAGGGCCGCCCCAACCGGCTTCACGATCGCATACGATATTCCCTTCAAAACGATTATGACTGGAAAAAGGAACGCCTGGCACCTTGA
- a CDS encoding SixA phosphatase family protein, giving the protein MKQLTIIRHAKSSWEYSVGDGDRPLKERGITDAGLVSSHIKGKIPVPDVVFSSPANRALHTCTIFLKNLEIPFARLRLTEMLYDFSGNSVERFLRKLDNSYENVMIFGHNHAFTAVSNNFGDKYIENLPTSGMVHITFRTANWAEIEKGTTDLMVFPKHLR; this is encoded by the coding sequence ATGAAACAGTTAACCATTATAAGACATGCCAAATCTTCCTGGGAATACAGTGTGGGAGACGGCGATCGTCCGCTGAAAGAACGGGGGATAACCGATGCCGGGCTGGTGTCGTCTCATATAAAAGGAAAGATCCCGGTGCCCGACGTGGTTTTTTCAAGTCCGGCAAACCGGGCGTTGCATACCTGTACCATTTTTTTGAAAAACCTGGAGATTCCGTTTGCACGGCTCCGGCTTACGGAGATGTTATATGACTTTTCAGGGAATTCCGTAGAACGCTTTTTGAGAAAGTTAGACAACAGTTATGAAAATGTTATGATCTTTGGGCACAATCATGCATTTACCGCTGTTTCTAATAATTTTGGGGATAAATATATAGAAAACCTGCCCACCTCGGGAATGGTGCATATTACCTTCCGGACAGCGAACTGGGCAGAAATAGAAAAAGGTACTACGGACCTTATGGTCTTTCCAAAGCATTTACGTTAA
- the ppk1 gene encoding polyphosphate kinase 1, producing MEETRNQYINRELSWLQFNARVLQEATDETVPLIARLRFLGIFSNNLDEFFKVRYATVKRIALAGRKGKSALGGEVAKDLLEDITKIVIRQQAESQSILRYIEKELEKENIFIIDETEVSESQRKFIVDYFVQKVSPALVTIFLNDLAEFPLLKDSAAYLAVKMVMKKKNKARGLKKMFTPDPDEVRYALIEIPKGIDRFVVLPKEGDKSYIIILDDLIRYCMHTIFNIFDYESLSAHMIKITRDAELDIDNDLSKSFIEKISSSVKGREISEPVRFVYDDNIDKDTLSFLKEKMRVKNTDSVIPGGRYHNRRDYMGFPSLGREDLLYKTIPPLPVKGLSLQGSVLEKIAEKDYLLFAPYHTFSYVIRFLREAALDPAVRSIKITVYRLAKVSQVASSLINAVKNGKQVTVQIELQARFDEEANIEYAEQLQSEGVKLIFGIAGLKVHSKICIIEREEHEKIKRYGFISTGNFNESTAKLYTDYTLFTSSQPILKEVNMVFDFFETTYKIRKYKHLVVSPHYTGKTFSRLIDGEIANVKAGKEAYMKLKMNSLTNYKMIDKLYEASRAGVKIQMIVRGACCLVPGVQGMSENIEIISIVDKFLEHPRLFIFGNGGNPKVYISSADWMTRNIDYRVEVSCPIYDEEIKRELIETFEIGWRDNVKARVISGKQDNAYRKNDLPRVRSQFAIYDYYVQKLK from the coding sequence ATGGAAGAAACAAGAAACCAGTACATCAACAGGGAACTCAGTTGGCTGCAATTCAATGCCAGGGTGTTACAGGAAGCAACAGACGAAACCGTGCCGCTTATTGCCCGGCTTCGTTTTCTGGGGATATTTTCCAATAACCTGGACGAATTTTTTAAGGTGAGGTATGCCACTGTCAAACGCATCGCTCTTGCCGGAAGAAAGGGGAAAAGCGCCCTGGGCGGTGAGGTGGCAAAAGACCTGCTGGAAGACATCACAAAAATAGTGATCAGGCAGCAGGCGGAAAGCCAGAGTATCCTTCGTTATATTGAAAAAGAACTGGAAAAGGAAAATATTTTTATCATTGATGAGACCGAAGTGTCCGAATCCCAGAGGAAATTTATTGTGGATTACTTTGTGCAGAAGGTCAGCCCGGCCCTTGTGACGATCTTTCTGAATGACCTTGCCGAATTCCCGCTCCTCAAGGACAGTGCCGCCTATCTGGCGGTGAAAATGGTAATGAAAAAGAAAAACAAGGCCCGGGGATTAAAAAAGATGTTCACCCCTGACCCCGATGAGGTGCGTTATGCCCTGATAGAAATACCGAAAGGTATAGACCGTTTTGTAGTGCTTCCGAAAGAAGGAGACAAGAGTTATATTATTATTCTGGACGATCTCATCAGGTATTGTATGCATACCATTTTTAATATTTTCGATTATGAGTCGCTTTCTGCCCATATGATAAAAATAACACGGGATGCCGAACTTGACATAGACAACGATCTCAGTAAGAGTTTTATTGAAAAAATATCCAGCAGCGTCAAGGGCAGGGAAATCAGTGAGCCTGTCCGTTTTGTTTATGACGACAATATAGACAAGGATACCCTCAGTTTTCTCAAGGAAAAAATGCGCGTAAAAAATACGGATAGCGTAATCCCGGGGGGAAGGTATCACAACAGAAGAGATTATATGGGCTTTCCCAGTCTGGGGAGGGAAGACCTGTTGTACAAGACCATTCCGCCCCTGCCGGTAAAAGGACTCAGTCTGCAGGGAAGTGTACTGGAAAAAATAGCGGAAAAAGATTACCTTCTCTTCGCACCCTACCATACTTTCTCCTATGTGATACGTTTTCTGCGCGAAGCGGCCCTGGACCCAGCGGTAAGAAGTATCAAGATCACGGTGTACAGGCTGGCCAAGGTCTCACAGGTGGCCAGTAGCCTGATCAATGCCGTAAAAAACGGAAAGCAGGTAACAGTACAGATCGAATTACAGGCGCGTTTTGACGAAGAAGCGAATATCGAATATGCCGAACAACTGCAAAGTGAAGGTGTGAAACTCATTTTTGGTATCGCCGGGTTAAAGGTACACAGCAAAATCTGTATTATTGAACGGGAAGAGCATGAAAAAATAAAGCGTTACGGTTTTATAAGCACCGGAAATTTTAACGAATCCACGGCAAAATTATACACCGATTACACCTTGTTCACTTCCAGTCAGCCCATATTGAAAGAGGTTAATATGGTATTTGATTTCTTTGAAACTACGTATAAGATACGCAAATACAAACATCTTGTTGTTTCGCCCCATTATACCGGGAAAACGTTCTCCAGGCTTATTGACGGGGAAATAGCCAATGTAAAGGCCGGGAAAGAAGCTTATATGAAACTGAAGATGAACAGCCTTACCAATTATAAAATGATAGACAAGCTTTACGAAGCGAGCAGGGCGGGAGTGAAGATACAGATGATCGTCAGGGGAGCCTGCTGTCTGGTGCCCGGTGTTCAGGGAATGAGCGAGAATATAGAGATAATAAGTATTGTGGATAAATTTTTAGAACATCCCAGATTGTTTATCTTTGGAAACGGAGGTAATCCCAAGGTGTACATCTCTTCGGCAGACTGGATGACACGCAATATAGATTATCGTGTGGAGGTAAGCTGCCCCATTTATGATGAGGAAATAAAGAGAGAGCTTATAGAAACCTTTGAGATAGGGTGGAGGGATAATGTAAAAGCACGGGTTATTTCGGGCAAACAGGACAATGCATACAGAAAGAACGACCTGCCCCGCGTGCGTTCGCAATTTGCTATATACGATTATTACGTACAGAAGTTAAAATAA
- a CDS encoding Ppx/GppA phosphatase family protein, with protein sequence MIRIRKFAGIDIGSNAIRLLINNVIEETGKEPQFKKSSLVRVPIRLGQDSFTVGEISKPNATRMIEAMKAFKLLMKVHNVEKYRACATSAMREANNGNELAEEIEKKSGIHIEIIDGKKEAAIIASTDLHQLIETEKSYLYVDVGGGSTEFTIFSNGKIATSKSFKIGTVRLLNEMVEETIWREIEKWIKKNTKKLKKLSLIGSGGNINKLYKMSGRKPGEPLSYIWLNAQYQFLQSISYDDRISELGLNPDRADVIIPATRIFLSATKWSGAKKIHVPKIGLSDGIIKLLYYNEKDN encoded by the coding sequence ATGATTAGAATACGAAAATTTGCCGGTATAGATATTGGTTCCAATGCCATAAGATTATTGATAAACAACGTTATTGAAGAAACGGGAAAAGAGCCCCAGTTTAAAAAGAGTTCTCTCGTAAGGGTGCCCATCAGGTTAGGGCAGGACTCCTTTACCGTAGGCGAAATATCCAAACCGAATGCGACCCGTATGATCGAGGCGATGAAAGCCTTTAAACTGCTGATGAAAGTCCATAATGTGGAAAAATACCGGGCCTGTGCCACATCGGCCATGAGGGAAGCCAATAACGGTAATGAACTTGCCGAGGAGATCGAGAAAAAATCGGGGATACACATAGAGATTATTGACGGGAAAAAAGAAGCGGCCATCATCGCATCTACAGACCTTCACCAGCTTATCGAAACCGAAAAATCCTACCTGTATGTCGATGTGGGCGGCGGAAGTACGGAGTTTACCATATTTTCCAACGGAAAGATTGCCACTTCCAAGTCTTTTAAGATCGGAACGGTACGATTGCTGAACGAAATGGTAGAGGAAACCATCTGGCGCGAAATAGAAAAGTGGATAAAGAAGAACACCAAAAAGCTGAAAAAGCTATCGCTTATAGGTTCGGGGGGAAACATCAATAAGCTGTACAAAATGTCCGGGAGAAAGCCCGGCGAACCCTTGTCCTATATCTGGCTGAATGCACAGTACCAGTTCCTGCAAAGCATAAGTTATGATGACAGGATTTCCGAACTGGGACTTAACCCCGACCGGGCAGATGTGATCATTCCGGCCACCCGAATTTTTCTTTCGGCCACAAAATGGAGCGGCGCCAAAAAAATACACGTGCCCAAAATAGGACTTTCGGACGGGATCATTAAATTGTTATATTACAACGAAAAAGATAACTGA
- a CDS encoding alpha/beta hydrolase, producing the protein MLLLVAVQYVRPQSDSKPAEGFDQIRENIPKGKVETVEYPSKTVGADRKVMIYTPPEFSKDQKYNVLYLLHGIGGDETEWFYHGKLNIILDNLYADNELAPMIVVMPNGRAMKDDSAGENIFDKQKIRAFSDFEQDLLEDLIPFVESSYPVYSGRENRALAGLSMGGGQSLNFGLDNPDTFAWIGAFSPAPNTKPPEKLVPRPGKVIRKLKLLWISCGSEDELLYVSERTHDYLGEKGVPHTYYVEPGQHNFTVWKNNLYQFSRLLFQ; encoded by the coding sequence GTGTTATTGCTTGTTGCTGTACAATATGTCCGCCCGCAGTCCGATTCAAAACCGGCAGAAGGCTTCGATCAAATTCGTGAAAATATACCGAAAGGTAAGGTAGAAACCGTAGAATATCCCTCAAAAACGGTAGGTGCGGACCGAAAGGTTATGATATACACTCCTCCGGAATTTTCAAAAGACCAAAAATATAATGTACTGTACCTTTTGCACGGCATAGGCGGTGATGAAACCGAATGGTTCTATCACGGCAAATTAAACATTATACTGGATAACCTTTACGCAGACAACGAACTTGCCCCCATGATCGTGGTGATGCCCAACGGGAGGGCCATGAAAGACGACAGTGCGGGAGAAAATATATTTGATAAGCAAAAAATAAGGGCTTTCTCCGATTTTGAGCAGGATCTGCTGGAAGACCTGATCCCTTTTGTAGAAAGCAGCTATCCGGTATACAGCGGCAGGGAAAACCGCGCGCTCGCCGGGTTGTCCATGGGGGGAGGGCAGTCATTGAATTTTGGACTGGACAATCCGGACACATTTGCCTGGATCGGGGCTTTTTCTCCGGCACCCAATACCAAACCTCCTGAAAAACTGGTCCCCCGCCCGGGAAAGGTGATCCGTAAACTGAAGTTGTTATGGATTTCCTGTGGCAGTGAAGACGAACTCCTGTATGTAAGTGAACGCACACATGACTACCTCGGGGAAAAAGGTGTACCTCATACGTATTATGTGGAGCCGGGACAGCACAATTTTACAGTCTGGAAAAATAACCTTTATCAATTCTCCCGCTTGCTTTTCCAGTAA
- a CDS encoding UDP-2,3-diacylglucosamine diphosphatase yields MKKRKVEIVVISDVHLGTYGCHAGELLSYLNSINPEKLILNGDIIDIWQFRKRYFPKKHLQVIKKIIDLSTKGTQVFYVTGNHDEMLRKFSDVTMGNIAIVDKLSLKLDGKKAWIFHGDVFDASIQHTKWIAKLGGWGYDFLILLNRFINWVLVKMGREKYSLSKKIKNSVKKAVKYINDFEKVAADLAIKNGYKYVICGHIHQPKMIRKVNRFGTCLYLNSGDWVENLTSLEYHKKHWELYSFNDDKLSPFYTDEDLKSMSYKDLLAAITVTGKK; encoded by the coding sequence TTGAAGAAACGTAAAGTAGAGATCGTTGTCATATCGGATGTTCACCTCGGCACCTACGGATGCCATGCTGGAGAATTATTGTCTTACCTGAACAGTATTAACCCCGAAAAACTTATCCTGAACGGCGATATTATTGACATCTGGCAGTTCAGGAAACGTTACTTTCCCAAAAAACACCTCCAGGTCATCAAAAAAATTATCGACTTGTCTACCAAAGGCACACAGGTCTTTTACGTTACCGGAAATCATGACGAAATGCTCCGGAAATTCAGTGATGTTACCATGGGCAATATAGCCATTGTGGATAAACTTTCCCTGAAACTCGACGGAAAAAAGGCCTGGATATTTCACGGTGACGTTTTTGACGCTTCCATCCAGCACACCAAATGGATTGCCAAACTCGGGGGATGGGGATATGATTTCCTCATATTGCTCAACCGCTTTATCAACTGGGTTCTGGTGAAAATGGGTAGAGAAAAGTATTCCCTTTCCAAAAAGATTAAAAACAGTGTAAAGAAAGCCGTAAAATACATCAACGATTTTGAAAAGGTCGCCGCAGACCTGGCTATAAAAAACGGTTATAAGTATGTTATATGCGGACATATCCACCAACCCAAAATGATCCGGAAAGTGAACAGGTTCGGCACCTGTCTGTACCTAAATTCCGGAGATTGGGTGGAAAACCTTACTTCTCTTGAATATCACAAAAAGCACTGGGAACTCTACAGCTTTAACGATGATAAACTCAGCCCTTTCTACACTGATGAGGACTTAAAATCCATGAGCTACAAGGATCTTCTTGCCGCTATTACCGTAACCGGAAAAAAGTAA